The Synchiropus splendidus isolate RoL2022-P1 chromosome 1, RoL_Sspl_1.0, whole genome shotgun sequence genome includes a window with the following:
- the orc1 gene encoding origin recognition complex subunit 1 isoform X1 codes for MKSRTTRGPGPVSGGHTPRWTESISKESGPDSFCHTIPPELRLRQRSVMTQGPVKVTGLLCQGRPSFGFQLVGFWSSLSPVDQHAEDTFKVYFLTQACALNIRVEGLPRTTVIHTGQHILIEGESEDEPYVAKVLRMFGDENGEQKKAVVQWFARLSEVAPNKRGLLGRTPHPQEVFFYQGGSCDDEVDVESILRPVQVQHVDAAAPFPDSGDADTLFVKLSWDGKIFRVVDPSVMGLAPRTPPPCLPPSPPRSPPVVTPASRGPSRRALPTPDPGVMRLAASAQTKCSRATMSAGKVPAREAESLHSATKTSASKTLSAKRRGTLARTPGVRKRLALCSPEDSPPEHVLNGLLEQELATELVLSQRLTPHRKTRREPETKEGVSLKRPLLLLLSKVSVDEGLSARPAAAEDSLSPQEAGGTEAELPVSSVTTPRRRSTTPWKGAATRAQKASTPSRTKQATALREPALGVLAEVDNENSPATPRSSRRKSARMVSSLIRKQLNLLENKLELSSDEEEDDFVPSKVELQSSSEEEDEEEEEDVDMEVVVKPRCPSGSRAPRSAARTPRKTPMKKAPATPRTPRRATPSIPSRSQPARQPANLLEEARTRLHVSSVPESLPCREQEFEDIYSFVESKILDGTGGCMYISGVPGTGKTATVHEVMRCLQQASDLDQIPSFLFIEINGMKMTDPHQAYVQVLQKLTGQKATADHAAALLEKRFSNPAPRKETTVLLVDELDLLWTRKQNVMYNLFDWPSRRQARLVVLTIANTMDLPERIMINRVASRLGLTRMSFQPYSFKQLQQIITSRLNKIKAFEEDALQLVSRKVAALSGDARRCLDICRRATEICEHSATDSSAPRLVSVSHVMEALNEMFSSPYVTAIKAASLQEQLFLKAVIAEFRRLGLEEATFQQVLVQHQALCRVEGLQPVHASEALAACRRLGACRLLLLESSRLDVLQRVRLNVSQDDVLFALKAD; via the exons atgaagAGCAGGACCACAAGAGGACCAGGACCAGTCAGTGGAGGCCACACCCCCAGATGGACTGAAAGCATATCAAAAGAGTCAGGCCCAGATAGTTTCTGTCACACTATTCCACCTGAGCTCAGGCTACGGCAGAGATCGGTCATGACCCAGGGCCCCGTGAAGGTGActggactcctctgtcagggaagacCTTCTTTTGGATTTCAGCTGGTGGGTTTTTGGTCGTCACTCTCACCAGTCGACCAACACGCCGAAGATACATTCAAGGTGTATTTCCTTACACAAGCTTG TGCTCTCAACATCAGGGTGGAGGGGCTCCCCAGGACCACGGTGATCCACACGGGCCAGCACATCCTCATCGAGGGCGAGAGCGAGGACGAGCCCTACGTGGCCAAAGTTCTCCGCATGTTCGGAGATG AGAATGGCGAACAGAAGAAGGCCGTGGTCCAGTGGTTTGCCAGACTTTCCGAAGTGGCCCCGAACAAGCGGGGCCTGCTGGGCCGGACCCCCCACCCTCAGGAGGTCTTCTTCTACCAGGGAGGCAGCTGCGACGACGAGGTGGACGTGGAGTCCATCCTCAGGCCAGTCCAG GTGCAGCATGTGGACGCAGCCGCTCCGTTCCCCGACTCGGGCGACGCCGACACCCTCTTTGTCAAGTTGTCCTGGGATGGGAAGATCTTCAGGGTGGTGGACCCCTCTGTGATGGGGCTGGCCCCCCGCACTCCGCCTCCCTGCCTCCCGCCGTCACCCCCCAGGTCCCCGCCGGTGGTCACCCCCGCCTCCCGCGGCCCCTCCCGCCGCGCCCTGCCGACCCCTGACCCTGGCGTCATGCGCCTAGCCGCCTCGGCTCAGACCAAGTGCAGCAGGGCCACGATGAGCGCCGGGAAGGTCCCTGCCCGCGAAGCGGAGTCACTGCACTCGGCCACCAAAACCTCGGCGTCCAAAACCCTCAGCGCCAAGAGGAGGGGCACGCTCGCCCGGACGCCGGGTGTGCGCAAGAGGCTGGcgctctgca GTCCGGAGGACTCGCCCCCAGAACACGTCCTCAACgggctgctggagcaggagctggCAACGGAGCTGGTGCTGTCACAGAGACTGACGCCGCACAGGAAGACTCGTCGGGAGCCGGAGACCAAAGAGGGCGTCTCCCTGAAgcggccgctgctgctgctgctgagcaagGTGTCGGTGGATGAAGGGCTGTCGGCGCGGCCGGCAGCGGCGGAGGACTCGCTGAG CCCTCAGGAGGCCGGCGGGACCGAAGCGGAGTTGCCGGTCAGCTCCGTCACCACCCCCCGCAGAAGGAGCACCACGCCGTGGAAGGGCGCCGCCACCAGGGCCCAGAA AGCGAGCACGCCGTCCAGGACCAAGCAGGCCACGGCGCTGAGGGAGCCTGCTCTCGGGGTCCT GGCAGAAGTGGACAACGAGAACTCGCCGGCCACGCCCCGCAGCTCCAGGAGGAAGTCTGCCCGCATGGTGTCCTCGCTGATCAGGAAGCAGCT GAACCTCCTGGAGAACAAGCTGGAGCTGAGctcagacgaggaggaggacgacttTGTCCCGTCCAAGGTGGAGctgcagagcagcagtgaggaggaggacgaggaggaggaggaggacgtcgACATGGAGGTGGTGGTGAAGCCAAGGTGCCCATCCGGATCCAGAGCCCCTCGCTCTGCGGCCCGGACCCCCAGGAAAACCCCCATGAAGAAG GCCCCCGCCACGCCCCGCACCCCTCGCCGTGCCACGCCCAGCATCCCCAGCAGGTCTCAGCCGGCTCGGCAGCCTGCCAACCTCCTGGAGGAGGCTCGCACCAG ACTGCACGTGTCGTCGGTGCCCGAGTCGCTGCCCTGCAGAGAGCAGGAGTTTGAGGACATCTACAGCTTCGTGGAGAGCAAGATCCTGGACGGGACCGGAGG GTGCATGTACATCTCGGGGGTCCCGGGCACAGGGAAGACGGCCACGGTCCATGAGGTGATGCGGTGCCTTCAGCAGGCCTCGGACCTGGACCAGAtcccctccttcctcttcatcgaGATCAACGGCATGAAGATGACCGACCCTCACCAGGCCTATGTCCAGGTCCTGCAG AAGCTGACGGGTCAGAAGGCCACGGCCGACCACGCCGCCGCGCTGCTGGAGAAGAGGTTCAGCAACCCGGCGCCCAGGAAGGAGACCACAGTCTTGCTGGTGGACGAG CTGGACCTGCTGTGGACCCGGAAGCAGAACGTGATGTACAACCTGTTCGACTGGCCCAGCAGGCGCCAGGCCCGGCTGGTGGTGCTGACCATCGCCAACACCATGGACCTGCCCGAACGCATCATGATCAACCGGGTGGCCAGCCGGCTG GGCCTGACCCGGATGTCCTTCCAGCCATACAGCttcaagcagctgcagcagatcaTTACGTCCAGGCTGAACAAGATCAAGGCCTTCGAGGAGGACGCCCTGCAACTGGTGTCCCGGAAG GTCGCCGCTCTCTCCGGCGACGCTCGCCGCTGTCTGGACATCTGCCGCCGCGCCACGGAGATCTGCGAGCACTCGGCCACCGACTCGTCCGCCCCGCGACTCGTGTCCGTGAGTCACGTCATGGAGGCGCTCAACGAGATGTTCTCCTCCCCCTACGTCACCGCCATCAA AGCGGCGTCTCTGCAGGAGCAGCTCTTCCTCAAAGCCGTCATCGCAGAGTTCCGGAGGCTGGGCTTGGAGGAGGCCACGTTCCAGCAG GTCTTGGTGCAGCACCAGGCTCTGTGCCGCGTGGAGGGTCTGCAGCCGGTCCACGCCTCGGAGGCTCTTGCGGCGTGTCGGCGCCTGGGCGCCtgccggctgctgctgctggagtccagccgCCTGGACGTGCTGCAGCGCGTGCGGCTCAACGTCAGCCAGGACGACGTGCTCTTCGCCCTGAAAGCCGACTGA
- the prpf38a gene encoding pre-mRNA-splicing factor 38A encodes MANRTVKDANSIHGTNPQYLVEKIIRTRIYESKYWKEECFGLTSELIVDKAMELRYIGGVFGGNIKPTPFLCLTLKMLQIQPEKDIIVEFIKNEDFKYVRLLGAMYMRLTGTAVDCYKYLEPLYNDYRKIKTQNRNGEFELMHVDEYIDELLHSERVCDIILPRLQKRQVLEEGEMLDPRISALEEDLDDVESSEEEDEEDEKPERLQSPEPHRRSYRDSDRPRRSPSPRYRRSRSPRRRSRSPKRRSPSPRRDRHRSKSPRRHRSRSRERRHRSKSPGHHRSHRHRSQSQERSSKKSHKKSRRNN; translated from the exons ATGGCGAACCGAACTGTGAAGGATGCGAACAGCATACACGGGACAAACCCGCAGTACCTGGTGGAGAAAATCATCCGGACCCGAATCTACGAGTCCAAATACTGGAAGGAGGAGTGTTTCGGCCTGACCT CCGAGCTGATCGTGGACAAGGCCATGGAGCTGCGCTACATCGGCGGCGTTTTCGGGGGAAACATCAAGCCCACTCCCTTCCTCTGCCTGACGCTGAAGATGCTGCAGATCCAGCCGGAGAAGGACATCATCGTGGAGTTCATCAAGAACGAGGATTTCAA GTACGTGCGTCTGCTGGGGGCCATGTACATGCGGCTGACGGGGACGGCGGTGGACTGCTACAAGTATCTGGAGCCGCTGTACAACGACTACAGGAAGATCAAGACTCAGAACAGGAACGGAG AGTTCGAGCTGATGCACGTGGACGAGTACATCGACGAGCTCCTTCACTCGGAGAGagtgtgtgacatcatcctgCCTCGCCTTCAG AAGCGGCAGGTCCTGGAGGAGGGCGAGATGCTGGACCCCAGGATCAGCGCTCTGGAGGAAGACCTGGACGATGTGgagagcagcgaggaggaggatgaagaggacgagAAG CCGGAGAGACTTCAGAGCCCGGAGCCTCACCGACGCAGCTACAGGGACAGCGACAGGCCGCGGCGCTCGCCGTCGCCCCGGTACAGACGCAGCCGCTCCCCCAGAAG ACGCAGCCGGTCCCCGAAGAGACGCAG CCCCTCCCCCCGCAGGGACCGCCACCGCAGCAAGAGTCCGCGCCGGCACCGCAGCCGCTCCAGGGAGCGGCGCCACCGCTCCAAGTCTCCAG GTCACCACAGAAGCCACCGGCACCGCAGCCAGTCCCAGGAGAG GAGCTCGAAGAAGAGCCACAAGAAGAGTCGGAGAAACAactga
- the orc1 gene encoding origin recognition complex subunit 1 isoform X2, giving the protein MKSRTTRGPGPVSGGHTPRWTESISKESGPDSFCHTIPPELRLRQRSVMTQGPVKVTGLLCQGRPSFGFQLVGFWSSLSPVDQHAEDTFKVYFLTQACALNIRVEGLPRTTVIHTGQHILIEGESEDEPYVAKVLRMFGDENGEQKKAVVQWFARLSEVAPNKRGLLGRTPHPQEVFFYQGGSCDDEVDVESILRPVQVQHVDAAAPFPDSGDADTLFVKLSWDGKIFRVVDPSVMGLAPRTPPPCLPPSPPRSPPVVTPASRGPSRRALPTPDPGVMRLAASAQTKCSRATMSAGKVPAREAESLHSATKTSASKTLSAKRRGTLARTPGVRKRLALCSPEDSPPEHVLNGLLEQELATELVLSQRLTPHRKTRREPETKEGVSLKRPLLLLLSKVSVDEGLSARPAAAEDSLSPQEAGGTEAELPVSSVTTPRRRSTTPWKGAATRAQKASTPSRTKQATALREPALGVLAEVDNENSPATPRSSRRKSARMVSSLIRKQLNLLENKLELSSDEEEDDFVPSKVELQSSSEEEDEEEEEDVDMEVVVKPRCPSGSRAPRSAARTPRKTPMKKAPATPRTPRRATPSIPSRSQPARQPANLLEEARTRLHVSSVPESLPCREQEFEDIYSFVESKILDGTGGCMYISGVPGTGKTATVHEVMRCLQQASDLDQIPSFLFIEINGMKMTDPHQAYVQVLQKLTGQKATADHAAALLEKRFSNPAPRKETTVLLVDELDLLWTRKQNVMYNLFDWPSRRQARLVVLTIANTMDLPERIMINRVASRLGLTRMSFQPYSFKQLQQIITSRLNKIKAFEEDALQLVSRKVAALSGDARRCLDICRRATEICEHSATDSSAPRLVSVSHVMEALNEMFSSPYVTAIKAASLQEQLFLKAVIAEFRRLGLEEATFQQICCEDPDAPVT; this is encoded by the exons atgaagAGCAGGACCACAAGAGGACCAGGACCAGTCAGTGGAGGCCACACCCCCAGATGGACTGAAAGCATATCAAAAGAGTCAGGCCCAGATAGTTTCTGTCACACTATTCCACCTGAGCTCAGGCTACGGCAGAGATCGGTCATGACCCAGGGCCCCGTGAAGGTGActggactcctctgtcagggaagacCTTCTTTTGGATTTCAGCTGGTGGGTTTTTGGTCGTCACTCTCACCAGTCGACCAACACGCCGAAGATACATTCAAGGTGTATTTCCTTACACAAGCTTG TGCTCTCAACATCAGGGTGGAGGGGCTCCCCAGGACCACGGTGATCCACACGGGCCAGCACATCCTCATCGAGGGCGAGAGCGAGGACGAGCCCTACGTGGCCAAAGTTCTCCGCATGTTCGGAGATG AGAATGGCGAACAGAAGAAGGCCGTGGTCCAGTGGTTTGCCAGACTTTCCGAAGTGGCCCCGAACAAGCGGGGCCTGCTGGGCCGGACCCCCCACCCTCAGGAGGTCTTCTTCTACCAGGGAGGCAGCTGCGACGACGAGGTGGACGTGGAGTCCATCCTCAGGCCAGTCCAG GTGCAGCATGTGGACGCAGCCGCTCCGTTCCCCGACTCGGGCGACGCCGACACCCTCTTTGTCAAGTTGTCCTGGGATGGGAAGATCTTCAGGGTGGTGGACCCCTCTGTGATGGGGCTGGCCCCCCGCACTCCGCCTCCCTGCCTCCCGCCGTCACCCCCCAGGTCCCCGCCGGTGGTCACCCCCGCCTCCCGCGGCCCCTCCCGCCGCGCCCTGCCGACCCCTGACCCTGGCGTCATGCGCCTAGCCGCCTCGGCTCAGACCAAGTGCAGCAGGGCCACGATGAGCGCCGGGAAGGTCCCTGCCCGCGAAGCGGAGTCACTGCACTCGGCCACCAAAACCTCGGCGTCCAAAACCCTCAGCGCCAAGAGGAGGGGCACGCTCGCCCGGACGCCGGGTGTGCGCAAGAGGCTGGcgctctgca GTCCGGAGGACTCGCCCCCAGAACACGTCCTCAACgggctgctggagcaggagctggCAACGGAGCTGGTGCTGTCACAGAGACTGACGCCGCACAGGAAGACTCGTCGGGAGCCGGAGACCAAAGAGGGCGTCTCCCTGAAgcggccgctgctgctgctgctgagcaagGTGTCGGTGGATGAAGGGCTGTCGGCGCGGCCGGCAGCGGCGGAGGACTCGCTGAG CCCTCAGGAGGCCGGCGGGACCGAAGCGGAGTTGCCGGTCAGCTCCGTCACCACCCCCCGCAGAAGGAGCACCACGCCGTGGAAGGGCGCCGCCACCAGGGCCCAGAA AGCGAGCACGCCGTCCAGGACCAAGCAGGCCACGGCGCTGAGGGAGCCTGCTCTCGGGGTCCT GGCAGAAGTGGACAACGAGAACTCGCCGGCCACGCCCCGCAGCTCCAGGAGGAAGTCTGCCCGCATGGTGTCCTCGCTGATCAGGAAGCAGCT GAACCTCCTGGAGAACAAGCTGGAGCTGAGctcagacgaggaggaggacgacttTGTCCCGTCCAAGGTGGAGctgcagagcagcagtgaggaggaggacgaggaggaggaggaggacgtcgACATGGAGGTGGTGGTGAAGCCAAGGTGCCCATCCGGATCCAGAGCCCCTCGCTCTGCGGCCCGGACCCCCAGGAAAACCCCCATGAAGAAG GCCCCCGCCACGCCCCGCACCCCTCGCCGTGCCACGCCCAGCATCCCCAGCAGGTCTCAGCCGGCTCGGCAGCCTGCCAACCTCCTGGAGGAGGCTCGCACCAG ACTGCACGTGTCGTCGGTGCCCGAGTCGCTGCCCTGCAGAGAGCAGGAGTTTGAGGACATCTACAGCTTCGTGGAGAGCAAGATCCTGGACGGGACCGGAGG GTGCATGTACATCTCGGGGGTCCCGGGCACAGGGAAGACGGCCACGGTCCATGAGGTGATGCGGTGCCTTCAGCAGGCCTCGGACCTGGACCAGAtcccctccttcctcttcatcgaGATCAACGGCATGAAGATGACCGACCCTCACCAGGCCTATGTCCAGGTCCTGCAG AAGCTGACGGGTCAGAAGGCCACGGCCGACCACGCCGCCGCGCTGCTGGAGAAGAGGTTCAGCAACCCGGCGCCCAGGAAGGAGACCACAGTCTTGCTGGTGGACGAG CTGGACCTGCTGTGGACCCGGAAGCAGAACGTGATGTACAACCTGTTCGACTGGCCCAGCAGGCGCCAGGCCCGGCTGGTGGTGCTGACCATCGCCAACACCATGGACCTGCCCGAACGCATCATGATCAACCGGGTGGCCAGCCGGCTG GGCCTGACCCGGATGTCCTTCCAGCCATACAGCttcaagcagctgcagcagatcaTTACGTCCAGGCTGAACAAGATCAAGGCCTTCGAGGAGGACGCCCTGCAACTGGTGTCCCGGAAG GTCGCCGCTCTCTCCGGCGACGCTCGCCGCTGTCTGGACATCTGCCGCCGCGCCACGGAGATCTGCGAGCACTCGGCCACCGACTCGTCCGCCCCGCGACTCGTGTCCGTGAGTCACGTCATGGAGGCGCTCAACGAGATGTTCTCCTCCCCCTACGTCACCGCCATCAA AGCGGCGTCTCTGCAGGAGCAGCTCTTCCTCAAAGCCGTCATCGCAGAGTTCCGGAGGCTGGGCTTGGAGGAGGCCACGTTCCAGCAG ATCTGCTGCGAGGACCCAGATGCGCCGGTGACGTGA
- the orc1 gene encoding origin recognition complex subunit 1 isoform X3 produces the protein MKYFTRRRVKRVYEWRGEALSRNRKLNTVDYGALNIRVEGLPRTTVIHTGQHILIEGESEDEPYVAKVLRMFGDENGEQKKAVVQWFARLSEVAPNKRGLLGRTPHPQEVFFYQGGSCDDEVDVESILRPVQVQHVDAAAPFPDSGDADTLFVKLSWDGKIFRVVDPSVMGLAPRTPPPCLPPSPPRSPPVVTPASRGPSRRALPTPDPGVMRLAASAQTKCSRATMSAGKVPAREAESLHSATKTSASKTLSAKRRGTLARTPGVRKRLALCSPEDSPPEHVLNGLLEQELATELVLSQRLTPHRKTRREPETKEGVSLKRPLLLLLSKVSVDEGLSARPAAAEDSLSPQEAGGTEAELPVSSVTTPRRRSTTPWKGAATRAQKASTPSRTKQATALREPALGVLAEVDNENSPATPRSSRRKSARMVSSLIRKQLNLLENKLELSSDEEEDDFVPSKVELQSSSEEEDEEEEEDVDMEVVVKPRCPSGSRAPRSAARTPRKTPMKKAPATPRTPRRATPSIPSRSQPARQPANLLEEARTRLHVSSVPESLPCREQEFEDIYSFVESKILDGTGGCMYISGVPGTGKTATVHEVMRCLQQASDLDQIPSFLFIEINGMKMTDPHQAYVQVLQKLTGQKATADHAAALLEKRFSNPAPRKETTVLLVDELDLLWTRKQNVMYNLFDWPSRRQARLVVLTIANTMDLPERIMINRVASRLGLTRMSFQPYSFKQLQQIITSRLNKIKAFEEDALQLVSRKVAALSGDARRCLDICRRATEICEHSATDSSAPRLVSVSHVMEALNEMFSSPYVTAIKAASLQEQLFLKAVIAEFRRLGLEEATFQQVLVQHQALCRVEGLQPVHASEALAACRRLGACRLLLLESSRLDVLQRVRLNVSQDDVLFALKAD, from the exons ATGAAGTATTTCACCAGACGCCGAGTCAAGCGAGTGTACGAGTGGCGAGGAGAAGCTCTGTCCCGCAACAGGAAGCTCAACACCGTCGACTACGG TGCTCTCAACATCAGGGTGGAGGGGCTCCCCAGGACCACGGTGATCCACACGGGCCAGCACATCCTCATCGAGGGCGAGAGCGAGGACGAGCCCTACGTGGCCAAAGTTCTCCGCATGTTCGGAGATG AGAATGGCGAACAGAAGAAGGCCGTGGTCCAGTGGTTTGCCAGACTTTCCGAAGTGGCCCCGAACAAGCGGGGCCTGCTGGGCCGGACCCCCCACCCTCAGGAGGTCTTCTTCTACCAGGGAGGCAGCTGCGACGACGAGGTGGACGTGGAGTCCATCCTCAGGCCAGTCCAG GTGCAGCATGTGGACGCAGCCGCTCCGTTCCCCGACTCGGGCGACGCCGACACCCTCTTTGTCAAGTTGTCCTGGGATGGGAAGATCTTCAGGGTGGTGGACCCCTCTGTGATGGGGCTGGCCCCCCGCACTCCGCCTCCCTGCCTCCCGCCGTCACCCCCCAGGTCCCCGCCGGTGGTCACCCCCGCCTCCCGCGGCCCCTCCCGCCGCGCCCTGCCGACCCCTGACCCTGGCGTCATGCGCCTAGCCGCCTCGGCTCAGACCAAGTGCAGCAGGGCCACGATGAGCGCCGGGAAGGTCCCTGCCCGCGAAGCGGAGTCACTGCACTCGGCCACCAAAACCTCGGCGTCCAAAACCCTCAGCGCCAAGAGGAGGGGCACGCTCGCCCGGACGCCGGGTGTGCGCAAGAGGCTGGcgctctgca GTCCGGAGGACTCGCCCCCAGAACACGTCCTCAACgggctgctggagcaggagctggCAACGGAGCTGGTGCTGTCACAGAGACTGACGCCGCACAGGAAGACTCGTCGGGAGCCGGAGACCAAAGAGGGCGTCTCCCTGAAgcggccgctgctgctgctgctgagcaagGTGTCGGTGGATGAAGGGCTGTCGGCGCGGCCGGCAGCGGCGGAGGACTCGCTGAG CCCTCAGGAGGCCGGCGGGACCGAAGCGGAGTTGCCGGTCAGCTCCGTCACCACCCCCCGCAGAAGGAGCACCACGCCGTGGAAGGGCGCCGCCACCAGGGCCCAGAA AGCGAGCACGCCGTCCAGGACCAAGCAGGCCACGGCGCTGAGGGAGCCTGCTCTCGGGGTCCT GGCAGAAGTGGACAACGAGAACTCGCCGGCCACGCCCCGCAGCTCCAGGAGGAAGTCTGCCCGCATGGTGTCCTCGCTGATCAGGAAGCAGCT GAACCTCCTGGAGAACAAGCTGGAGCTGAGctcagacgaggaggaggacgacttTGTCCCGTCCAAGGTGGAGctgcagagcagcagtgaggaggaggacgaggaggaggaggaggacgtcgACATGGAGGTGGTGGTGAAGCCAAGGTGCCCATCCGGATCCAGAGCCCCTCGCTCTGCGGCCCGGACCCCCAGGAAAACCCCCATGAAGAAG GCCCCCGCCACGCCCCGCACCCCTCGCCGTGCCACGCCCAGCATCCCCAGCAGGTCTCAGCCGGCTCGGCAGCCTGCCAACCTCCTGGAGGAGGCTCGCACCAG ACTGCACGTGTCGTCGGTGCCCGAGTCGCTGCCCTGCAGAGAGCAGGAGTTTGAGGACATCTACAGCTTCGTGGAGAGCAAGATCCTGGACGGGACCGGAGG GTGCATGTACATCTCGGGGGTCCCGGGCACAGGGAAGACGGCCACGGTCCATGAGGTGATGCGGTGCCTTCAGCAGGCCTCGGACCTGGACCAGAtcccctccttcctcttcatcgaGATCAACGGCATGAAGATGACCGACCCTCACCAGGCCTATGTCCAGGTCCTGCAG AAGCTGACGGGTCAGAAGGCCACGGCCGACCACGCCGCCGCGCTGCTGGAGAAGAGGTTCAGCAACCCGGCGCCCAGGAAGGAGACCACAGTCTTGCTGGTGGACGAG CTGGACCTGCTGTGGACCCGGAAGCAGAACGTGATGTACAACCTGTTCGACTGGCCCAGCAGGCGCCAGGCCCGGCTGGTGGTGCTGACCATCGCCAACACCATGGACCTGCCCGAACGCATCATGATCAACCGGGTGGCCAGCCGGCTG GGCCTGACCCGGATGTCCTTCCAGCCATACAGCttcaagcagctgcagcagatcaTTACGTCCAGGCTGAACAAGATCAAGGCCTTCGAGGAGGACGCCCTGCAACTGGTGTCCCGGAAG GTCGCCGCTCTCTCCGGCGACGCTCGCCGCTGTCTGGACATCTGCCGCCGCGCCACGGAGATCTGCGAGCACTCGGCCACCGACTCGTCCGCCCCGCGACTCGTGTCCGTGAGTCACGTCATGGAGGCGCTCAACGAGATGTTCTCCTCCCCCTACGTCACCGCCATCAA AGCGGCGTCTCTGCAGGAGCAGCTCTTCCTCAAAGCCGTCATCGCAGAGTTCCGGAGGCTGGGCTTGGAGGAGGCCACGTTCCAGCAG GTCTTGGTGCAGCACCAGGCTCTGTGCCGCGTGGAGGGTCTGCAGCCGGTCCACGCCTCGGAGGCTCTTGCGGCGTGTCGGCGCCTGGGCGCCtgccggctgctgctgctggagtccagccgCCTGGACGTGCTGCAGCGCGTGCGGCTCAACGTCAGCCAGGACGACGTGCTCTTCGCCCTGAAAGCCGACTGA